Proteins found in one Flavobacterium channae genomic segment:
- a CDS encoding M16 family metallopeptidase, whose translation MKKFQFSISLLLFVQAFLFAQDYKLEDPIPTDPNVKIGKLSNGLTYYIRKNAKPEDKVDLRLVVNAGSIQETDEQQGLAHFMEHMCFNGTKRFPKNELVNYLQSIGVKFGQHLNAYTSFDETVYFLPIPSDDKEKVEKGFQILEDWAFNTTLTPEEIDKERGVVLEEYRLGLGADKRMMGRFMPKMMYNSLYAKRLPIGQKEILENFTYDKLTSFYKDWYRPNLMAVIVVGDIDVAEMEKKIIAHFSNYKNPKKQKERKTYDVPNHKETFVAVESDKEAAFTQVQLLYKDYDAPKKMVTIRDFKEYLAKGLFSTMLNNRLEELQNSPNPPFNFGYTYHGGTWARTKEAFQSFAMVAQDKQLEALKVLVKENERVRQFGFTQGELDRAKAEFLSQIERQYNEREKSESENFVSEYQSNFLEKEPIPSIEWTFDIFKKMLPTITVEETNGLIAKYLKEDNRVVVLTGPEKDGLVKPTEQDVLNSLVVNKNELTAYKETKVSESLLRNQVKEGSIVSKETNAKLGTTTLKLSNGATVVYKKTDFKNDQVMFEAISFGGSNLFSNDEMAKVSLAMGGLSEAGFSGMSKNDINKFMTGKIARVNPYVGGIYEGLNGSSTPKDLEYLFQMTYAYFTDLNLDKDAFAGFISKQKGFMANMMSQPASYFSNEFYTYLNKENPRYKGFPKEEDFDKADYELAYKKYKERFANAADFNFYFVGNFDEAQLESFVTKYIASLPSDKNTKEKAKDLGYRMLKGTHKKVVNKGKDPKSNVNILFYGDTKYDAKEAFIFKAIGDVLTIKLVEELRENESGVYGVGARGSMSKVPYGSYNFSISFPCGPENAEKLTESALRELNKLITNGPEQKDLDKFKEASRLEYKENLKENRYWMTILKRAYTDDVNPEEIFQFEEKLNALTVKDLQDIAKKYLSKDKVIGMLMPEE comes from the coding sequence ATGAAGAAATTTCAATTTTCTATTTCTTTATTGCTGTTTGTTCAGGCATTTCTTTTTGCTCAGGACTACAAGCTTGAAGATCCTATTCCGACTGATCCAAATGTAAAAATCGGAAAACTTTCTAATGGATTAACGTATTATATCCGTAAAAATGCAAAGCCTGAAGATAAGGTAGATTTACGTTTAGTAGTTAATGCTGGTTCTATCCAAGAAACGGATGAACAACAAGGTTTGGCGCACTTTATGGAACACATGTGTTTCAATGGTACTAAACGATTTCCAAAAAACGAATTGGTAAATTATCTTCAAAGTATTGGAGTTAAATTTGGACAACATTTAAACGCTTATACTAGTTTTGATGAAACTGTTTACTTTTTACCAATTCCGTCAGACGATAAAGAGAAAGTTGAAAAAGGATTTCAAATATTAGAAGATTGGGCTTTTAATACAACATTAACTCCTGAGGAAATTGATAAAGAAAGAGGTGTCGTTTTAGAAGAATATCGTTTAGGTCTTGGTGCTGATAAGCGAATGATGGGACGTTTTATGCCTAAAATGATGTATAATTCGTTATATGCGAAACGTCTTCCTATAGGTCAAAAGGAAATTTTAGAAAACTTCACGTATGACAAATTAACTAGTTTTTATAAAGATTGGTATCGTCCTAATTTAATGGCGGTTATTGTTGTAGGTGATATTGATGTGGCTGAAATGGAGAAAAAAATTATTGCACATTTTAGCAATTATAAAAATCCTAAAAAACAAAAAGAAAGAAAAACGTATGATGTTCCTAATCACAAAGAAACTTTTGTAGCAGTAGAATCAGATAAAGAAGCTGCATTTACTCAGGTTCAATTGTTGTATAAAGATTATGATGCTCCTAAGAAAATGGTTACTATTCGCGATTTTAAAGAGTATTTAGCAAAAGGTCTTTTTTCAACGATGTTGAATAATAGATTAGAAGAATTACAAAACAGTCCAAATCCGCCATTCAATTTTGGTTATACATATCATGGAGGAACTTGGGCAAGAACAAAAGAAGCGTTTCAATCTTTTGCTATGGTTGCACAGGATAAACAACTTGAGGCATTAAAAGTTTTGGTAAAAGAAAATGAAAGAGTAAGACAGTTTGGATTTACTCAAGGTGAATTGGATAGAGCTAAAGCTGAATTTTTATCACAAATTGAAAGACAATACAACGAAAGAGAAAAAAGTGAATCTGAAAATTTTGTTTCAGAATATCAATCTAATTTCTTAGAAAAAGAACCTATTCCAAGTATTGAATGGACGTTTGATATCTTTAAAAAAATGTTGCCAACCATTACTGTTGAAGAAACAAACGGTTTGATTGCAAAATATTTAAAAGAAGATAATAGAGTAGTTGTTTTAACTGGACCTGAAAAAGATGGATTAGTAAAACCAACAGAGCAAGATGTTTTAAATTCATTAGTTGTAAATAAAAATGAATTAACTGCTTATAAAGAAACAAAAGTTTCTGAAAGTTTATTGAGAAATCAAGTTAAAGAAGGAAGCATAGTCTCTAAAGAAACAAATGCAAAATTAGGAACAACAACATTAAAACTTTCAAATGGTGCTACTGTTGTTTATAAAAAGACTGATTTTAAAAACGATCAGGTAATGTTTGAAGCTATTAGTTTTGGAGGTTCAAATTTATTTTCAAATGATGAAATGGCTAAAGTTTCATTAGCAATGGGAGGTTTATCTGAAGCAGGTTTTTCTGGAATGTCTAAAAATGATATCAATAAATTCATGACAGGAAAAATCGCAAGAGTAAATCCTTATGTTGGTGGAATTTATGAAGGATTAAATGGTTCGTCTACTCCGAAAGATTTAGAATATTTATTCCAAATGACCTATGCTTATTTTACTGATTTGAATTTAGATAAAGATGCTTTTGCAGGTTTTATTTCAAAACAGAAAGGATTTATGGCAAACATGATGTCGCAACCAGCGTCTTATTTTTCAAATGAATTTTATACTTATTTAAACAAAGAAAATCCTAGATATAAAGGTTTTCCAAAAGAAGAAGATTTTGATAAAGCTGACTATGAATTAGCATATAAAAAATATAAAGAACGTTTTGCAAATGCTGCCGATTTTAATTTCTACTTTGTTGGAAATTTTGACGAAGCGCAATTAGAATCTTTTGTAACTAAATATATTGCTTCATTACCTTCAGATAAAAACACTAAGGAAAAAGCAAAAGACCTTGGTTATAGAATGTTAAAAGGAACACATAAAAAAGTTGTTAATAAAGGAAAAGATCCGAAAAGTAATGTGAATATTTTGTTTTATGGCGATACAAAATACGACGCAAAAGAAGCTTTTATATTTAAAGCAATTGGTGATGTATTGACTATTAAATTAGTTGAAGAGCTAAGAGAAAATGAAAGCGGAGTTTATGGAGTAGGAGCTAGAGGAAGTATGAGTAAAGTGCCTTACGGAAGTTATAATTTTTCAATTTCATTCCCATGTGGGCCAGAAAATGCTGAAAAACTTACAGAATCGGCATTAAGAGAATTAAATAAGTTAATTACAAATGGTCCAGAACAAAAAGATTTGGATAAATTTAAAGAAGCTTCAAGATTAGAATATAAAGAAAACTTAAAGGAAAATAGATATTGGATGACAATATTAAAACGTGCTTATACCGATGATGTTAATCCAGAGGAGATATTCCAGTTTGAAGAAAAATTAAATGCATTAACAGTTAAAGATCTTCAAGATATTGCTAAAAAGTATCTTTCTAAAGATAAAGTAATAGGTATGTTAATGCCTGAAGAATAA
- a CDS encoding class I SAM-dependent methyltransferase produces MKKLFKLILNTIPRPILIRLSIVVRPILAFLLKGNRFTDPIDGKSFRMFLPYGYGTQRNNVLSPSTLSLERHRLLWLYLQNETDFFTAPKKVLHFAPEQEFYKRFKKQSNLDYTTTDLFSPLADVKADICNLPFEDNSYDIILCNHVLEHIPDDTKAMQELYRVLKPGGMGIFQIPQDLSRAITFADDSITDPKERAKIFGQYDHVRVYGRDYFDKLRSIGFKVDEVDYTKTITPELVEKYCLAKGEIIPVCYK; encoded by the coding sequence ATGAAAAAACTATTTAAACTTATATTAAATACTATTCCTCGTCCAATCTTAATTCGATTAAGTATTGTGGTGCGACCAATATTAGCCTTTTTATTAAAAGGAAATCGTTTTACCGATCCTATTGATGGGAAAAGCTTTCGTATGTTTTTACCTTATGGTTATGGAACACAACGTAATAATGTTTTATCGCCAAGTACACTTTCATTAGAAAGACATCGATTATTATGGTTGTATTTACAAAATGAAACCGATTTTTTTACGGCTCCTAAAAAAGTATTGCATTTTGCACCAGAGCAAGAATTTTACAAGCGTTTTAAAAAGCAATCGAATTTAGATTACACTACTACTGATTTGTTTTCGCCTTTAGCTGATGTAAAAGCTGATATTTGCAATTTACCATTTGAAGACAATTCGTATGACATTATTTTGTGTAATCATGTTTTAGAACATATTCCCGATGACACAAAAGCGATGCAAGAACTTTATCGCGTTTTAAAGCCTGGCGGAATGGGAATCTTTCAAATCCCGCAAGACTTATCAAGAGCTATAACTTTTGCAGATGATTCGATAACTGACCCAAAAGAAAGAGCTAAAATATTTGGACAATACGACCACGTTAGAGTTTACGGAAGAGATTATTTTGACAAATTAAGAAGCATTGGTTTCAAAGTTGATGAAGTAGATTACACCAAAACAATTACTCCAGAATTAGTAGAAAAATATTGTTTAGCAAAAGGAGAAATAATTCCTGTTTGCTACAAATAA
- the map gene encoding type I methionyl aminopeptidase encodes MIVIKTLEEIELMRESALIVSKTLGMIAKEIKPGVTTLYLDKLAEDFLRSHGAEPAFLGMYGFPNSLCMSPNTQVVHGIPNNVPLQDGDIISVDCGALKNGFYGDHAYTFEVGEVAPETKKLLQVTKESLYVGIRETKVGNRVEDIGHAIQQYCESHGYGVVRELCGHGLGRKMHEDPEVPNYGKRGRGKKLVNGMVIAIEPMINMGTKNIKQHKDGWTITTADGKPSAHFEHDVAIVDGKPELLSTFAYIYEALGIVSNEEDGLRQKPLVL; translated from the coding sequence ATGATTGTAATTAAAACATTAGAAGAAATAGAATTAATGCGCGAAAGTGCTTTGATTGTTTCAAAAACATTAGGAATGATTGCTAAGGAAATTAAACCTGGCGTTACTACTTTATATTTAGACAAATTAGCGGAAGACTTTTTGCGTTCGCATGGTGCTGAACCTGCCTTTTTAGGAATGTATGGTTTTCCAAATTCTCTATGTATGAGTCCAAATACACAAGTAGTACATGGAATTCCTAACAATGTTCCATTACAAGATGGTGATATTATTTCTGTGGATTGTGGCGCTTTAAAAAATGGTTTTTATGGCGATCACGCCTATACTTTTGAAGTTGGTGAAGTAGCTCCTGAAACAAAAAAATTATTACAGGTTACTAAAGAATCATTATACGTTGGAATTCGCGAAACTAAAGTTGGGAATCGAGTTGAAGATATCGGACATGCAATTCAACAATATTGCGAAAGTCATGGTTATGGAGTTGTTCGTGAATTATGTGGACATGGTTTAGGAAGAAAAATGCACGAAGATCCTGAAGTACCTAACTATGGAAAACGTGGCCGTGGAAAAAAACTTGTGAACGGAATGGTTATCGCTATTGAACCTATGATTAATATGGGAACCAAAAACATTAAACAACATAAAGACGGTTGGACTATAACAACTGCTGATGGAAAACCAAGTGCTCATTTTGAGCATGATGTTGCAATTGTAGATGGCAAACCTGAATTATTATCAACTTTTGCATATATCTACGAAGCTTTAGGAATTGTTAGTAATGAAGAAGATGGCTTAAGACAAAAACCATTAGTATTGTAA
- a CDS encoding DUF3667 domain-containing protein, whose protein sequence is MNCKTCDFQLESTSNYCSNCGSKIVHERLSLWGTWEEFVGPFFSWDNNFWRTFFGLFKNPKDVLEAYINGARKKYFQPFSYIILYATIAVFFYKFFPMEIITDYSESFSGGFKTANTAAKTPKIDMNAYVETIMSYYNFFVLLLIPVYALTSYIIFYKRGHNFFEHLVFNSYLQTNLGFISLILQVILVNFSGMKFGTYSILFMLLFISFTLYAFKKLYNQTLKQSIISAIKYIFIFAAMYLAIIIFFSIVFGIIYAITLMK, encoded by the coding sequence ATGAATTGTAAAACTTGTGATTTTCAACTTGAAAGTACTTCCAATTATTGTTCTAATTGTGGTTCTAAAATAGTACATGAAAGACTTTCTTTATGGGGAACTTGGGAAGAGTTTGTTGGTCCATTTTTTAGTTGGGATAATAATTTCTGGAGAACTTTTTTCGGTTTATTCAAAAACCCTAAAGATGTGCTAGAGGCTTATATTAATGGTGCTAGAAAAAAATACTTTCAGCCTTTTTCATACATTATTTTGTATGCTACAATAGCTGTTTTTTTCTATAAATTCTTTCCAATGGAAATCATCACCGATTATTCTGAAAGTTTTTCGGGTGGATTTAAAACAGCAAATACAGCTGCAAAAACACCAAAGATTGACATGAATGCTTATGTAGAAACTATTATGAGCTATTACAACTTTTTTGTTTTGCTTTTAATTCCGGTTTATGCATTAACTAGTTATATCATTTTTTACAAAAGAGGTCACAACTTTTTTGAACATTTGGTTTTCAATAGCTATTTACAAACCAATTTAGGATTCATTTCGCTTATTTTACAAGTGATTTTAGTGAATTTCTCAGGAATGAAATTTGGAACTTATTCCATCTTATTCATGCTATTATTTATATCATTCACCTTATACGCTTTTAAAAAATTATACAATCAAACACTTAAACAAAGTATTATTTCTGCCATTAAATACATATTTATATTTGCAGCAATGTATTTAGCAATAATTATCTTTTTTTCTATTGTATTCGGAATTATATACGCCATAACTTTAATGAAATGA